In the genome of Amaranthus tricolor cultivar Red isolate AtriRed21 chromosome 15, ASM2621246v1, whole genome shotgun sequence, one region contains:
- the LOC130801344 gene encoding umecyanin-like: MATKRIVLPLLVVVYCVLVQSSSALIHVVGGVAGWEIPPNKTFYEDWAKPRTFGVGDKLVFPYRMGAHNVLQVNKADFDKCGHDNVINQFFKGPTVFQLNAIGDYYFYSGVGIHCEMGQKLHVQVVPGKGYSGRGTRFLQFVSRRLWACPGLKSLLKN; the protein is encoded by the exons ATGGCTACGAAACGCATCGTATTGCCATTGTTGGTTGTAGTGTACTGCGTTTTGGTACAATCTAGCAGTGCATTGATTCACGTCGTTGGAGGAGTTGCAGGTTGGGAAATTCCTCCTAATAAAACGTTTTATGAAGATTGGGCAAAACCTAGAACTTTTGGTGTTGGTGACAAATTAG TGTTTCCATACAGAATGGGAGCACACAACGTGCTACAAGTAAACAAGGCAGACTTTGACAAATGCGGTCACGACAATGTAATAAACCAGTTTTTCAAGGGTCCAACCGTGTTTCAACTCAATGCTATCGGCGACTACTATTTCTATAGCGGAGTCGGGATCCACTGCGAGATGGGTCAGAAGCTTCACGTCCAGGTTGTCCCCGGCAAGGGCTACTCTGGTCGAGGAACCCGCTTCCTTCAATTCGTGTCTAGACGACTGTGGGCATGTCCTGGCCTCAAAAgtctattaaaaaattaa